In Flavobacteriales bacterium, a single window of DNA contains:
- a CDS encoding tryptophan 2,3-dioxygenase, with translation MEWTKEIKDKIEKLDSKYASIGQDLPAYLDGLLYANPLHYWDYTYVDTLLSLQHPKTDFPDEQIFIIYHQITELYFKLAMLELDQIAHNGKLMSEDGQDMGWNESLSVDFFTERLKRINSYFEVLTSSFGIMVNGMEKEQFLKFRMSLLPSSGFQSAQYRLIEISCTHLINLTHKDEREGLRGSSIDDMAQHFYWKDGAIDMKTGKKTLMLENFEKKYMAQFIDRAHNFSDKNLLAKYQQLSVEDQQDKDLIHQLRLLDLNVNVNWPLVHYKSAVRYLSSKDGDADATGGTNWQKYLPPRFQKRIFFPELWTKDEMENWGRQWVVNALNES, from the coding sequence ATGGAATGGACTAAAGAGATTAAAGACAAAATAGAGAAGTTAGACAGTAAGTATGCTTCTATTGGTCAAGATTTACCAGCTTATTTAGATGGTTTACTGTATGCTAATCCTTTACATTATTGGGATTATACTTATGTGGATACTTTATTGAGCCTTCAACACCCCAAAACGGACTTTCCAGACGAACAGATATTTATCATATATCATCAAATTACAGAGCTATACTTCAAGTTGGCTATGCTTGAGCTGGACCAAATAGCACACAACGGCAAGTTAATGTCGGAAGATGGTCAAGATATGGGTTGGAATGAATCCCTATCGGTTGATTTTTTCACAGAACGCCTAAAACGAATAAACAGTTATTTTGAAGTGCTAACGTCTTCCTTTGGTATTATGGTCAATGGTATGGAAAAGGAACAGTTTTTAAAGTTCAGAATGTCCTTATTGCCATCTAGTGGCTTTCAGTCTGCACAATACAGGTTGATAGAAATTTCTTGTACACACCTTATCAACCTCACACACAAGGATGAAAGAGAAGGTTTGAGAGGCTCTAGTATTGATGATATGGCTCAGCACTTTTATTGGAAAGACGGTGCTATAGATATGAAAACGGGCAAAAAAACTTTGATGCTCGAAAATTTCGAAAAGAAATATATGGCACAGTTTATCGACAGAGCCCATAATTTTTCAGATAAAAACTTACTGGCAAAATATCAACAATTAAGTGTTGAAGATCAGCAAGACAAAGACTTGATACATCAATTACGTTTATTAGATTTGAATGTCAATGTGAATTGGCCATTGGTGCATTACAAATCAGCAGTTCGCTATTTGTCATCAAAAGACGGTGATGCTGATGCAACAGGCGGTACAAATTGGCAAAAATATTTGCCTCCTCGCTTTCAGAAGCGTATCTTCTTTCCAGAATTATGGACAAAAGATGAAATGGAAAATTGGGGCAGACAATGGGTGGTAAATGCCCTTAACGAAAGTTGA
- a CDS encoding peptidoglycan DD-metalloendopeptidase family protein, producing MKKNKWGIVVGFLLLVTSISIVFPSCNSQDKKNLPDPCVVLYDICTEDYKVHRGELESGQTLGSVLYLNHIDHGRIDQIVRASKGIFDFRKAKAGKKFTVLCSNDSIEKAQYFIYEMSSIDYVVFDIRDTIDVFLGQKEVEVKTREASGQIESSLWNSLVENKMSPALVMELSSIYAWTIDFFRIQKGDYFKVVYEEKYVEGEFIGIGRVYAALFNHANEDFYAFYFEEEENYGDYYDDEGAALRKAFLRAPLNYSRISSSFSKRRKHPVTGRIKAHLGTDYAAPTGTPILSTANGTVTEARYKRNNGNYVKVRHNSTYSTQYLHMSKIKSGIRPGVYVKQGEVIGYVGSTGLATGPHVCYRFWKNGRQVDPYKQKLPPSKPVKKENLEAYTMLKDSMMNVIQSIPSNF from the coding sequence ATGAAAAAAAATAAATGGGGTATTGTAGTAGGCTTTTTATTGTTGGTTACCTCCATTTCAATTGTTTTTCCAAGTTGCAATTCTCAAGATAAAAAAAACCTTCCTGACCCCTGTGTAGTACTTTATGATATATGTACTGAAGACTATAAAGTGCATAGAGGAGAGTTAGAGAGTGGGCAAACTTTAGGCTCAGTTCTTTATCTCAATCATATAGACCACGGCAGAATAGACCAAATAGTAAGAGCCTCTAAAGGAATTTTTGATTTCAGAAAAGCCAAAGCGGGTAAGAAGTTTACAGTTCTGTGTTCTAACGACAGTATTGAGAAAGCCCAATATTTCATTTATGAAATGTCTAGCATAGACTATGTCGTTTTTGACATAAGAGATACCATAGATGTATTTTTAGGTCAAAAAGAAGTTGAGGTAAAAACTCGAGAGGCTAGTGGTCAGATAGAATCTTCCTTGTGGAATTCACTAGTTGAAAACAAAATGAGTCCTGCTTTAGTCATGGAATTATCCTCCATTTACGCTTGGACCATAGACTTTTTTAGAATACAAAAAGGCGATTATTTCAAGGTAGTTTATGAAGAAAAATATGTGGAAGGAGAGTTCATAGGCATAGGGCGTGTATATGCTGCATTATTCAATCATGCCAATGAAGATTTTTATGCCTTTTATTTTGAAGAAGAAGAAAACTATGGCGATTATTATGATGATGAAGGCGCCGCTTTAAGAAAGGCTTTTTTAAGAGCACCATTAAATTACTCTCGTATCAGTTCGAGTTTTAGTAAGCGAAGAAAGCACCCTGTAACAGGTCGTATAAAAGCCCATTTGGGTACTGATTATGCTGCACCGACAGGCACACCTATTTTATCGACTGCCAATGGTACCGTTACAGAGGCGAGGTACAAACGCAACAATGGCAATTACGTTAAGGTAAGACACAACAGTACTTACAGCACTCAATATTTACACATGTCCAAAATAAAATCAGGAATACGCCCTGGAGTTTATGTCAAGCAAGGAGAAGTCATTGGATATGTGGGAAGTACAGGCTTAGCAACAGGCCCTCATGTATGTTATCGTTTTTGGAAAAATGGCCGTCAGGTAGACCCTTACAAACAGAAGTTACCCCCATCTAAGCCAGTGAAAAAAGAAAACTTAGAAGCCTACACCATGCTAAAAGACAGCATGATGAATGTTATTCAATCTATACCCAGCAATTTTTAG
- a CDS encoding leucine--tRNA ligase yields the protein MEYDFNRIEQKWQDRWREWQTYKVEEDTSKPKFYVLDMFPYPSGAGLHVGHPLGYIASDIYARYKRHKGFNVLHPMGYDSFGLPAEQYAIQTGQHPAITTENNINRYREQLDKIGFSFDWNREIRTSEPNYYKWTQWIFKQLFNSYYCNIDNKALPISELVEELERHGNALVQSPCDEDTPLFTAEEWKAWSEAEQQAILLKYRLTFLSETWVNWCEGLGTVLANDEVKDGRSERGNFPVEQKLMKQWSMRITAYAERLLEGLEQVDWNDSIKEIQRNWIGKSEGASLRFSIENSKEQIEVFTTRPDTIYGVTFMVLAPEHELVKSITTASQKEEIESYCQQAALKSERDRQSDVKSVTGAFTGAYAIHPFTNEKIPIWIGDYVLASYGTGAVMAVPCGDQRDWNFANKFGIEIKNIFKDTDISEGANEDKTAIIDNSDFLSGLTAHEAIHQAILAIEKKELGKGKTNYRLRDAIFSRQRYWGEPFPVYYENDMPKLTNDDSCVELPEVDKYLPTEEGEPPLARAKKEDWNVFLGDRMEHNTMPGWAGSSWYFLRYMDPHNDTEFVSKEKADYWGQVDLYIGGAEHAVGHLLYSRFWTKFLYDRGFIAFDEPFKKMINQGMILGRSNFVYRIKDSNTFVSFDKRKDYKTSRLYVDIDLVDKDVLDIEAFKKWREEYKDAEFILNDEGKYICGFEVEKMSKSKYNVQTPDDLVEKFGADTLRMYEMFLGPLEQFKPWDTKGINGVHNFLRKFWRLAHDENNQIHLSDDEPTKAELKSLHKAIKKVTEDIDRQAFNTVVSNLMIAVNELNDLKCNKRHILKDLIVLIAPYAPHFAEELWEKLGHTESVTLANWPKFDEQHLIEDAFTYPISFNGKMRFTLELSADLSKEDIEKEVMALEKTKQYMEGKNPKRIIIVPKKIVNIVI from the coding sequence ATGGAATACGATTTTAATCGCATTGAGCAAAAATGGCAAGACCGATGGAGGGAATGGCAAACCTATAAAGTTGAGGAAGATACTTCCAAGCCTAAGTTTTATGTATTAGATATGTTTCCATATCCTTCGGGAGCAGGTTTGCATGTTGGCCATCCATTAGGCTACATAGCATCTGATATTTATGCCCGTTACAAACGCCATAAAGGATTTAATGTTTTGCATCCAATGGGATACGATTCTTTTGGTTTGCCAGCAGAACAGTATGCCATACAGACGGGACAACACCCTGCTATTACAACAGAAAATAACATCAACCGTTATAGAGAACAATTGGATAAAATAGGCTTCTCTTTCGATTGGAACAGAGAGATTCGCACTTCAGAACCTAACTATTATAAGTGGACACAGTGGATTTTTAAGCAGCTATTTAACTCCTATTATTGCAACATAGATAATAAGGCTTTGCCCATCTCAGAATTGGTAGAAGAATTAGAACGTCATGGCAACGCTTTAGTTCAATCTCCCTGCGATGAAGACACGCCACTCTTTACTGCTGAAGAATGGAAAGCATGGAGTGAAGCCGAGCAACAAGCTATTTTATTAAAGTACAGACTGACATTTTTATCCGAAACATGGGTGAATTGGTGTGAGGGTTTAGGAACGGTTTTGGCTAACGATGAGGTCAAAGACGGTCGTTCAGAACGAGGTAATTTTCCTGTTGAACAAAAACTCATGAAGCAATGGTCTATGCGAATAACAGCCTATGCCGAACGCTTACTTGAAGGCTTAGAACAAGTAGATTGGAACGATTCTATTAAAGAAATTCAGCGCAACTGGATAGGCAAATCTGAAGGGGCATCACTTCGCTTTTCTATAGAAAATAGTAAAGAGCAAATAGAAGTATTTACTACTAGACCAGACACTATATATGGCGTTACTTTTATGGTATTAGCCCCCGAGCATGAACTTGTAAAGTCCATCACTACTGCCTCACAAAAAGAGGAGATAGAAAGCTATTGCCAACAAGCAGCCTTGAAGTCCGAAAGGGACAGACAATCCGATGTAAAGAGTGTAACGGGAGCCTTTACGGGAGCTTATGCTATTCACCCTTTTACCAATGAAAAAATACCCATTTGGATTGGAGATTATGTCTTAGCATCTTATGGTACAGGGGCTGTTATGGCAGTTCCTTGTGGCGACCAAAGGGATTGGAATTTTGCTAATAAGTTTGGCATTGAAATTAAGAACATCTTTAAAGATACGGATATTAGTGAAGGGGCTAATGAAGATAAAACGGCTATCATTGATAATTCGGATTTCCTTTCAGGTCTTACTGCCCATGAAGCCATACACCAAGCCATATTAGCCATAGAGAAAAAAGAGTTAGGTAAGGGCAAAACAAACTATAGATTAAGAGACGCTATATTCAGTCGTCAAAGGTATTGGGGAGAGCCATTTCCAGTGTACTATGAAAATGATATGCCTAAACTGACTAATGATGACAGTTGTGTTGAATTGCCAGAGGTAGATAAATATCTGCCAACAGAAGAAGGAGAGCCGCCTTTAGCTAGAGCTAAAAAAGAAGATTGGAATGTTTTTCTAGGAGATAGAATGGAGCACAATACTATGCCAGGGTGGGCAGGTTCTTCGTGGTATTTTTTAAGGTATATGGACCCTCATAACGATACAGAATTTGTGTCTAAGGAAAAAGCCGATTATTGGGGGCAAGTGGATTTATATATTGGAGGAGCAGAACACGCTGTTGGTCACTTATTATACTCTAGGTTTTGGACTAAGTTTTTGTACGATAGAGGCTTTATTGCTTTTGATGAGCCCTTCAAAAAAATGATTAACCAAGGAATGATTTTAGGGCGTTCCAATTTTGTATATCGAATTAAAGACAGCAATACTTTCGTCAGTTTTGATAAGAGAAAAGACTACAAAACCAGCCGTTTGTATGTTGATATTGACCTTGTGGATAAGGACGTTTTAGATATTGAAGCCTTCAAAAAGTGGCGAGAAGAATACAAAGACGCTGAATTTATTCTCAATGATGAAGGTAAATACATCTGTGGTTTTGAGGTAGAAAAAATGTCTAAGTCCAAATACAATGTTCAGACGCCTGATGATTTGGTTGAGAAATTTGGTGCTGACACTTTAAGAATGTACGAAATGTTTTTGGGGCCTTTAGAGCAGTTCAAGCCTTGGGATACAAAAGGCATCAATGGGGTGCATAATTTTTTAAGAAAATTTTGGCGTTTAGCACACGATGAAAATAATCAAATCCACCTTTCTGATGACGAGCCAACAAAAGCAGAATTGAAGTCTTTACATAAAGCCATTAAAAAGGTGACGGAAGACATAGACAGACAGGCTTTTAACACAGTAGTCAGTAATTTGATGATAGCGGTCAATGAGTTGAACGATTTGAAATGTAACAAACGACATATCCTCAAAGATTTAATTGTCTTGATAGCACCTTATGCTCCTCATTTTGCTGAAGAACTGTGGGAAAAATTAGGGCATACAGAATCGGTCACTCTTGCCAATTGGCCTAAATTTGATGAACAGCATTTAATAGAAGACGCCTTCACTTATCCTATTTCTTTTAATGGTAAAATGCGTTTTACTCTTGAGCTTTCTGCTGATTTGAGTAAGGAAGACATAGAAAAAGAAGTTATGGCTCTTGAGAAAACCAAACAATATATGGAAGGCAAAAACCCTAAGCGTATTATCATAGTTCCGAAGAAAATTGTTAATATCGTGATATGA
- a CDS encoding cell division protein FtsX produces the protein MKQAQERHIKRKLRTSSLSTMLSISLVLLMLGSMGFIFLNTHRLTNYIKENVGFTLILQENIKKVDRLQLQKSLDASPQIKSTEFVSKEDAARILESDLGEDFISFLGFNPLSASIDVYMNAEYADENRIDAIEKDLQKNPIIKEIIIQKDLIAAINTNVRKLSIILVSFCTLLLIVAIALINNTIRLTVYSQRFTIQSMKLVGATNTFIRKPFLRNGILQGVFSALIGIVFLIIALFSLHKEMPELLLLEDMPTIGIIFVAILIFGVMISTVVTNFSVGKYLKMNENDLYH, from the coding sequence ATGAAACAAGCACAAGAAAGACATATAAAGCGTAAGCTTAGAACCTCTTCTTTATCTACTATGCTAAGTATATCTTTGGTTTTGCTGATGTTAGGCAGTATGGGCTTCATTTTCCTTAACACTCATCGTTTAACGAATTACATCAAAGAAAACGTAGGCTTCACATTAATTCTTCAAGAAAACATTAAAAAGGTAGACCGCCTTCAACTTCAAAAAAGTTTAGATGCTTCGCCACAAATTAAAAGCACCGAATTTGTTAGCAAAGAAGATGCTGCCAGAATTTTAGAAAGTGATCTAGGAGAAGATTTCATTAGCTTTCTGGGCTTTAACCCATTATCTGCATCTATTGATGTCTATATGAATGCCGAATATGCCGATGAAAATCGTATTGATGCTATCGAAAAAGATTTGCAAAAAAACCCCATCATCAAAGAAATAATCATTCAAAAGGATTTGATAGCCGCCATAAACACCAATGTCAGAAAACTAAGTATAATTTTAGTTTCCTTTTGCACTTTGCTTTTAATTGTTGCTATCGCACTAATCAATAATACCATTCGACTGACGGTTTACTCACAACGGTTTACCATACAATCTATGAAACTAGTAGGTGCTACCAACACTTTTATAAGAAAACCGTTTTTAAGAAATGGTATCCTACAAGGTGTTTTTTCTGCTTTAATAGGCATCGTATTTTTAATTATTGCCTTGTTTAGCCTACACAAAGAAATGCCAGAACTATTATTACTCGAAGATATGCCAACCATTGGAATAATCTTTGTTGCTATTCTTATCTTTGGCGTAATGATAAGTACTGTTGTAACCAACTTTTCCGTTGGTAAATACCTTAAAATGAACGAAAACGATTTATATCATTAA
- a CDS encoding DUF3098 domain-containing protein, producing MEFNFGKRNYQLMILGVILIITGYILMTGGKSEDPNVFSDAIFSFRRMTLSVIFLITGLVIEVFAILHKAKDE from the coding sequence ATGGAATTTAATTTTGGAAAAAGGAACTACCAGCTTATGATTTTAGGCGTTATACTTATTATAACAGGCTATATATTGATGACTGGAGGAAAGTCTGAAGACCCTAATGTTTTTAGCGATGCCATCTTCAGTTTTAGAAGGATGACACTTTCTGTAATCTTCCTTATCACAGGACTAGTAATTGAAGTCTTCGCTATTTTACATAAGGCTAAAGATGAGTAG
- a CDS encoding gliding motility-associated C-terminal domain-containing protein, with the protein MRALLTLVMVLCWCNLSAQVFFTPNKGQWNKAVKAKVNLANGAMFLEEKALTFNFIDATYFSHSHDYDTMVDSIQAHAFKWHFVRANTPKISFEEEREGVVNFFNVKPLVSEVRTYKKVNYNNLYDGIDYSIYEYAGGLKYDWIVQPNADPTDIKLRLEGVKDIRIEDGRLVLRTVLNEIREERPYAYQWHNGEKVEVACRFVWKKQRLSFEFPKGYDRNKELIIDPEMIFSSYSGSVASNFGYTATYDDYGFLYAGGTAYNIGYPITVGAYQTAYNGGVVGNDVVLSKYDTTGTFLVYSTYLGGSGDEVPHSLIVYDEELFVMGTTGSADFPTSEGAFDNTFNGGQALAVNGVGINYTNGCDIFISRLNAEGTDLLSSTFLGGTNNDGFNSSATLRYNYADQMRGEIDIDTDGNCYIASSTFSSDFPIVNSLIQPAINGGQDGIIVKLNLDLSAIQWSSYFGGSSDDALYSLAFDSNNDLYACGGTSSDNLATTNGAYAPDYIGGSVDAFVSHFSKDGQTLLGSTYYGSDQYDQSYFIELDKLDQVYLFGQSLAPDNTLIFNAVFSQPNSGQFVSKLNSELNTLDFSTVFGSGSGGIDISPTAFLVDACNRIYCSGWGGTTNDSIHLGPGGSTSDLVTTFDAFQDETDGSDFYLIIFEDDANTLSFASFFGGDQAAEHVDGGTSRFDKKGIVYQSVCAGCGGFSDFPTTDNAVSNTNGASCNNAVFKFDPDFPLTVANFNAPELTCDWTVVFENLSLGENNSYYWDFGDGTTSTEMTPTHTFSAVGNYEVLLVTNDPTSCNLVDSIIKTITIDDNKYQELDSLFICEGDSVLLQGTEMDGYTYQWSPNVAIANPSESSTYASPTDSMFYYFIGQSDNCFDTLSQYVAVRKVPLDYSANSEICGLPIVLRVETSDSAQIIWTTDLEYSSPMEQDTLVVSTVGTYYIEVRQFGCSETGRIDVALGEACCSEDNILIPNAFTPNGDLLNEKFRIKDELNIVQDFELNIFNRWGQKVFYTQDKKEPWDGYFKGELQPSSVFDYHLNIVCIGGQKSFFKKGNISLIR; encoded by the coding sequence ATGAGAGCTTTGCTAACATTAGTGATGGTATTGTGCTGGTGCAACTTATCGGCACAAGTATTTTTTACCCCAAATAAAGGACAATGGAATAAAGCTGTCAAAGCCAAAGTTAATTTAGCTAATGGAGCCATGTTCCTAGAAGAGAAAGCCCTTACTTTTAATTTCATTGACGCTACTTACTTTAGCCATTCACACGATTACGACACCATGGTAGATAGCATTCAAGCTCATGCTTTCAAATGGCACTTTGTTAGAGCCAATACTCCCAAAATCAGCTTTGAAGAAGAAAGAGAAGGGGTGGTTAATTTTTTCAATGTTAAGCCCTTAGTATCCGAAGTCAGAACTTATAAAAAAGTCAATTATAACAATTTGTATGACGGCATAGATTATAGCATTTATGAATATGCTGGAGGTCTAAAATACGATTGGATAGTTCAGCCTAATGCTGACCCTACAGATATTAAACTACGTCTGGAAGGAGTCAAAGATATACGTATTGAAGACGGCCGATTGGTATTGCGTACTGTTTTGAATGAAATTAGAGAAGAACGTCCCTATGCCTATCAGTGGCATAATGGCGAAAAAGTTGAGGTAGCTTGTCGTTTTGTATGGAAAAAACAACGCTTATCGTTTGAATTCCCTAAGGGTTATGACCGAAATAAGGAATTGATAATTGACCCTGAAATGATATTTTCTTCATACTCGGGTTCAGTAGCAAGTAACTTTGGATATACTGCCACCTATGACGATTACGGCTTTTTATATGCTGGAGGAACAGCATATAACATAGGTTATCCCATTACTGTTGGGGCATATCAAACAGCCTATAACGGTGGTGTTGTGGGTAATGATGTGGTATTGAGTAAGTACGATACTACGGGAACTTTTTTGGTATATTCTACCTATTTAGGAGGTTCTGGCGATGAGGTGCCTCATAGTCTTATTGTTTATGACGAAGAACTATTTGTTATGGGCACAACAGGTTCAGCAGATTTTCCTACTAGCGAAGGGGCTTTTGACAATACCTTCAATGGCGGACAGGCTTTGGCTGTTAATGGGGTAGGCATCAACTACACCAACGGTTGTGATATTTTTATCAGTCGTCTGAATGCAGAAGGGACAGACTTATTGTCCTCGACCTTTTTAGGCGGAACCAACAACGATGGTTTTAATAGCTCGGCTACCTTACGTTACAACTATGCCGACCAGATGCGAGGCGAAATAGATATTGATACTGATGGAAATTGCTACATCGCTTCATCAACTTTTTCTTCAGACTTTCCTATTGTCAATAGTTTAATTCAACCCGCTATCAATGGTGGTCAAGATGGAATTATTGTAAAACTAAATTTGGATTTGAGTGCCATTCAATGGAGTTCATATTTTGGTGGTAGTAGTGACGATGCCTTGTATTCTTTAGCCTTTGATTCCAATAACGATTTGTACGCTTGTGGAGGCACATCATCTGATAATTTAGCGACTACCAATGGGGCTTATGCACCAGATTATATAGGTGGTTCAGTAGATGCTTTTGTATCTCATTTTTCTAAAGATGGCCAGACACTTTTGGGCTCTACCTATTACGGTTCTGACCAATACGACCAGTCCTATTTTATAGAATTGGATAAGTTGGATCAAGTGTATTTGTTTGGACAAAGTTTAGCTCCTGACAACACCTTGATATTTAATGCGGTATTTTCTCAGCCCAACAGTGGGCAATTTGTAAGTAAGCTAAATTCAGAACTTAACACCTTAGATTTTTCTACTGTTTTTGGTTCAGGAAGTGGAGGGATAGACATTTCTCCTACGGCTTTTTTGGTCGATGCTTGTAATAGGATTTATTGCTCGGGTTGGGGAGGCACTACCAACGATTCCATACATTTAGGGCCTGGCGGTAGCACTTCCGATTTGGTGACTACTTTTGATGCTTTTCAAGACGAAACAGACGGTAGTGATTTCTACCTCATTATTTTTGAGGACGATGCTAACACCTTGTCTTTCGCCTCCTTTTTTGGAGGGGATCAAGCTGCCGAACACGTAGATGGTGGAACCAGTCGTTTTGATAAAAAAGGCATCGTTTATCAGTCCGTTTGTGCGGGTTGTGGGGGTTTTTCTGATTTTCCTACCACTGACAATGCCGTATCCAACACCAATGGGGCGAGTTGTAATAATGCAGTCTTTAAGTTTGATCCAGATTTCCCTTTGACTGTTGCTAACTTCAATGCTCCAGAATTGACTTGCGATTGGACAGTAGTTTTTGAAAATCTGAGTTTAGGAGAAAACAACTCTTACTATTGGGATTTTGGAGATGGCACAACTTCTACCGAAATGACACCCACGCATACCTTTTCGGCAGTAGGAAACTATGAAGTCTTACTCGTTACTAACGACCCTACCTCTTGCAATTTGGTGGATAGCATTATCAAGACCATTACCATAGACGACAATAAATACCAAGAATTGGATAGCTTATTTATCTGTGAAGGCGATAGCGTACTTTTACAAGGAACTGAAATGGACGGTTATACTTATCAGTGGTCGCCTAATGTTGCAATAGCTAATCCTTCAGAATCTAGCACTTATGCCTCGCCTACAGATTCTATGTTTTATTATTTCATTGGTCAGTCCGATAATTGCTTCGATACACTCAGCCAGTATGTGGCAGTTAGGAAAGTGCCTTTGGATTATTCTGCAAACTCAGAAATATGCGGTTTGCCCATTGTCTTGAGGGTAGAAACCAGCGATTCAGCACAAATTATATGGACAACAGATTTGGAATATTCTTCACCTATGGAGCAAGATACTTTAGTAGTTTCTACTGTTGGCACATACTATATAGAAGTTAGGCAATTTGGGTGCAGTGAAACAGGAAGAATAGATGTTGCCTTGGGCGAAGCATGTTGTAGCGAGGACAATATCCTTATTCCCAATGCTTTTACTCCAAATGGCGATTTGTTGAATGAAAAATTCCGAATCAAAGATGAATTGAATATCGTTCAAGATTTTGAGCTCAATATATTCAACCGATGGGGGCAGAAAGTCTTTTACACTCAAGACAAAAAAGAGCCTTGGGACGGTTACTTTAAAGGAGAGTTACAACCTTCTTCTGTCTTCGATTACCACCTCAATATAGTCTGTATAGGAGGGCAAAAGTCCTTTTTCAAAAAAGGTAATATTAGCTTGATACGATGA
- a CDS encoding PorP/SprF family type IX secretion system membrane protein encodes MKKLVLIFLCVGTTLMAQDVHFSQWFNNPLFSNPALVADFDGDYRITAHQREQWASVSVPFSTTSVGLDMPIENWGLGLQFLRDQSGSSRLSLTQFNLSLSRSLQDWQLGVQLSFAQRRIDYSDLIFIDDGESISTETKNYMDIGMGINRTFSFVSSELKVAYALFHINSPNRSFISSEDKLAVRHQFSSSLDYDLNEKWQLSPSIHYTSQQNQREFMLGSQISFDISEYYYKYIVLELGSYYRFGDALTSLIGIQFEQSQVAFSYDWNTSDLVPASNYLGAWELSFAHIIQSKVLSKPKYKTCPAFL; translated from the coding sequence ATGAAGAAATTAGTCCTCATATTTCTTTGTGTAGGCACTACTTTAATGGCGCAAGATGTACATTTTAGCCAATGGTTCAATAACCCTTTGTTTAGCAATCCCGCTTTGGTAGCTGACTTCGATGGAGACTATCGTATTACAGCTCATCAGCGTGAGCAATGGGCGAGTGTAAGTGTTCCGTTCAGTACAACTTCGGTAGGCTTGGATATGCCCATAGAAAATTGGGGTTTAGGGCTTCAGTTTCTTCGTGACCAATCGGGGAGTTCTCGCTTGTCACTCACACAATTTAATCTTTCCCTTTCTCGTTCTTTACAAGATTGGCAATTGGGCGTTCAGTTGAGCTTTGCTCAACGCCGTATTGACTACTCCGATTTGATATTTATCGATGATGGCGAATCCATCAGTACAGAAACTAAGAATTATATGGATATAGGAATGGGCATCAATAGAACTTTCAGTTTTGTTTCTAGTGAATTGAAGGTCGCTTATGCTTTGTTTCACATCAATAGTCCAAACCGTTCTTTTATATCATCGGAAGATAAGTTAGCTGTTCGCCATCAATTTTCCAGCAGTTTAGATTACGATTTGAATGAAAAATGGCAGCTTAGCCCATCCATTCATTATACCAGCCAACAAAACCAAAGGGAGTTTATGCTAGGCTCACAGATTAGTTTTGATATCAGCGAATACTACTACAAATACATAGTCCTTGAGCTAGGTAGTTATTACCGTTTTGGAGATGCCTTAACGTCTTTAATTGGCATACAGTTTGAGCAATCGCAAGTGGCATTTAGCTACGATTGGAACACCTCCGACTTAGTCCCAGCTAGTAATTATTTGGGTGCTTGGGAATTGTCATTTGCTCACATTATACAGTCCAAAGTATTATCCAAGCCCAAGTATAAAACCTGCCCCGCCTTCTTATGA